Proteins co-encoded in one Arachis hypogaea cultivar Tifrunner chromosome 11, arahy.Tifrunner.gnm2.J5K5, whole genome shotgun sequence genomic window:
- the LOC112723545 gene encoding LRR receptor-like serine/threonine-protein kinase HSL2, whose protein sequence is MLPRKPFSSEGVDDALPSPSCNSNHVCVHAALLRLAADRRTPLSAIIPVFSNWDVKSNNILLDHEFRPHAANFGLAKTLQREAGDRDAGAGASAMSRVPGSYEYIAPGAKLIND, encoded by the exons ATGTTGCCGCGGAAGCCCTTCTCGTCTGAAGGCGTCGATGACGCATTGCCTTCTCCAAGCTGCAACAGCAATCACGTATGTGTCCACGCCGCCCTGCTGCGTTTAGCCGCCGACCGTCGCACGCCACTCTCTGCAATCATCCCAGTGTTCTCCAATTG GGATGTGAAGAGCAATAACATATTGCTTGATCATGAGTTTAGGCCTCATGCAGCGAATTTTGGGCTTGCTAAGACCTTGCAGCGTGAGGCAGGTGACAGAGATGCTGGTGCTGGTGCCAGTGCCATGTCCAGAGTTCCTGGATCATATGAATACATTGCCCCGG GAGCAAAGCTTATAAATGATTGA
- the LOC112723544 gene encoding uncharacterized protein, which produces MSEQKQKKQQSLLSRLKRAVQKVRFLLSSTIISRTWHAASLIRRASSLGKRHLSFNDPPGLKICSSDNETDSEGSPSRGPGPGLQRTISYPSADEDDIDRRAEMFIANFRKQLRMERQISLQLRYHREHSFELISP; this is translated from the coding sequence ATGAGCGAACAGAAGCAGAAGAAGCAGCAGTCTTTGTTAAGCCGCCTTAAGAGGGCGGTGCAGAAGGTGAGGTTTCTGCTAAGCTCCACCATTATCAGCCGCACATGGCATGCCGCATCCCTCATCCGCCGCGCTTCTTCACTAGGCAAAAGGCATCTTAGTTTCAATGATCCACCTGGACTGAAGATTTGTTCTTCGGATAATGAAACGGATTCGGAAGGTTCGCCTTCGCGTGGGCCTGGGCCTGGGCTTCAGAGGACTATAAGCTATCCATCCGCGGATGAAGATGATATTGATAGAAGAGCAGAGATGTTCATAGCTAATTTCAGAAAGCAACTTCGTATGGAGAGGCAAATCTCCTTGCAGCTACGTTACCACAGAGAGCACAGCTTTGAGTTGATTTCTCCATGA
- the LOC112723543 gene encoding 4-coumarate--CoA ligase CCL1, whose product MEPTRNLDHHHGGDHHFIFRSKLPDIYIPTHLPLHTYCFQNLSHFKDRPCLINATTGDTFTYAAVELTARKVAAGLNNLGVRQGDVILLLLQNCHQFVFAFLGASYRGAIVTTANPFYTPAEVAKQATASAAKLIITQSSFVDKVKDLARDKHIKVVCIDAPPQGCLDFSELTEADEGDIPAVKICPDDVVALPYSSGTTGLPKGVMLTHKGLVTSVAQQVDGENPNLYIKRDDVVVCVLPLFHIYSLNSVLLCGLRVGAAIVIMHKFEVVGLLQVVEKHRVSVAPLVPPIVLAIVKSGEVTRYDLSSIRMVMSGAAPLGKDLHDAFRDMLPNATFGQGYGMTEAGPVLSMCLAFAKEPFEVISSGACGTVVRNAEMKIVDPLTAASLPRNHAGEICIRGNQIMKGYLNDPKATEDTIDKEGWLHTGDIGYIDDNDELFIVDRLKELIKYKGFQVAPAELEAMLISHPNLSDAAVIAMKDEAAGEVPVAFVVRSNASKISEDEIKLYISKQVVFYKRINKVFFVDSIPKAPSGKILRKHLRARLASGLEI is encoded by the exons ATGGAACCAACAAGAAACCTTGATCATCATCACGGTGGTGACCATCACTTTATTTTCCGTTCCAAGTTGCCCGACATTTACATCCCAACCCACCTCCCTCTCCACACTTACTGCTTTCAGAATCTCTCCCACTTCAAGGACCGTCCTTGCCTCATCAACGCCACCACCGGCGATACTTTCACCTACGCCGCCGTCGAACTAACCGCCAGAAAAGTCGCCGCCGGACTCAACAACCTAGGTGTTCGTCAAGGCGacgtcatcctcctcctcctccagaaCTGCCACCAGTTTGTCTTCGCCTTCCTTGGCGCCTCCTACCGTGGCGCCATCGTCACCACCGCCAACCCGTTCTACACCCCCGCCGAGGTCGCCAAGCAGGCCACCGCCTCCGCTGCTAAGCTCATAATAACTCAGTCGTCCTTCGTCGACAAGGTAAAGGATCTGGCCAGGGACAAACACATCAAGGTCGTGTGCATCGACGCGCCGCCGCAGGGGTGCCTTGACTTCTCGGAGCTAACGGAGGCGGATGAGGGCGACATCCCTGCCGTCAAAATCTGCCCGGATGATGTAGTTGCGCTACCGTATTCGTCCGGCACGACGGGGCTCCCAAAAGGGGTGATGCTAACACACAAAGGGTTAGTGACGAGCGTGGCGCAGCAGGTGGACGGAGAGAACCCCAATTTGTACATTAAGCGCGACGATGTGGTGGTTTGCGTGCTTCCGCTGTTCCACATTTACTCGCTGAATTCGGTTCTGCTGTGCGGGCTTCGAGTAGGGGCTGCAATCGTAATAATGCACAAGTTTGAGGTGGTGGGGCTGCTTCAAGTGGTTGAGAAGCACAGGGTGAGCGTTGCGCCATTAGTGCCTCCGATCGTTCTGGCGATAGTAAAGAGCGGGGAGGTGACACGCTACGACTTATCGTCCATTCGGATGGTGATGTCCGGTGCGGCCCCATTGGGTAAGGACCTTCACGATGCTTTCAGGGACATGCTTCCTAATGCCACCTTTGGTCAG GGTTATGGGATGACGGAAGCAGGTCCGGTGCTTTCGATGTGCTTAGCGTTTGCAAAGGAACCTTTTGAGGTGATATCATCAGGTGCGTGCGGGACCGTCGTAAGAAACGCAGAGATGAAGATTGTAGATCCTCTCACTGCTGCTTCCCTCCCCAGAAATCATGCCGGTGAGATTTGCATCAGAGGCAACCAGATTATGAAAG GTTACTTAAACGACCCTAAGGCGACAGAAGATACCATAGACAAAGAGGGATGGTTGCACACGGGTGATATAGGATATATCGACGACAACGATGAGCTATTCATCGTTGACCGCTTAAAGGAGTTGATCAAATACAAAGGATTTCAAGTGGCTCCCGCTGAGCTCGAAGCTATGTTGATTTCTCACCCTAACCTTTCCGATGCAGCTGTTATAGC CATGAAAGATGAGGCAGCAGGAGAGGTTCCTGTTGCATTTGTTGTAAGATCAAACGCGTCTAAGATATCGGAGGATGAAATCAAGCTATATATCTCAAAGCAG GTTGTATTTTACAAGAGAATCAACAAAGTTTTCTTTGTGGATTCAATCCCAAAGGCACCGTCAGGTAAGATTTTACGAAAACACCTCAGAGCAAGGCTTGCATCTGGCCTTGAAATTTAG
- the LOC112723541 gene encoding 4-coumarate--CoA ligase CCL1, giving the protein MSYIINSHSTIITIPNQHKQKKPKKKTNTNKTSEMESATAAPTQQEFIFRSKLPDIPIPTHLPLHSYCFQNLPLFHDRPCLIDAETATTLTYADVHLATRRISAGLHSIGIRKGDVIMLVLRNCPEFALAFLGASRCGAPVTTANPFYTPAELAKQATATKTKLIITQSAYVEKFKEYLETNNNDVKIMCIDGSPEESQDTSVLHFSLLTNSNENDEPEVNITTDDLVAIPFSSGTSGLPKGVMLTHSNLVTTVAQLVDGENPHQYTHSEDVLLCVLPMFHIYALNSILLCGIRAGAAVLIVQKFEITTLMELIEKYRVTVASLVPPIVLAVVKSGDTHRYDLSSIRGVISGAAPMGMELQEAVKARLPHAILGQGYGMTEAGPLAISLAFAKEPFNVKSGACGSVVRNAEMKIVDTETGTSLPPNKPGEICIRGTKVMKGYLNDREATERTIDKEGWLHTGDIGYIDDDDELFIVDRLKELIKYKGYQVAPAELESLLIAHPNISDAAVVPLKDEVAGEVPVAFVVRSNGSNITEDEIKKYISKQVVFYKRINRVFFTESIPKAASGKILRKVLTARLNEGLVTN; this is encoded by the exons ATGAGCTATATAATAAACTCACACAGCACTATTATCACTATCCCAAACCAACACaaacaaaaaaaaccaaaaaaaaaaactaacacaaACAAAACATCGGAAATGGAATCTGCTACTGCCGCTCCCACTCAACAAGAATTCATCTTCCGATCCAAGCTTCCTGACATTCCCATCCCCACCCACCTTCCTCTCCATTCTTACTGCTTTCAGAATCTTCCACTCTTCCATGACCGCCCATGCCTCATCGACGCCGAAACCGCCACCACCCTAACCTATGCCGACGTCCACCTCGCCACCCGCCGCATCTCCGCCGGTCTCCACTCCATCGGCATCCGCAAGGGTGACGTCATCATGCTCGTCCTCCGCAACTGCCCCGAATTCGCCCTCGCTTTCCTTGGCGCCTCCCGCTGCGGCGCCCCTGTCACGACCGCCAACCCCTTCTACACTCCCGCCGAGCTGGCCAAGCAAGCCACCGCCACCAAAACTAAGCTCATCATAACGCAATCCGCGTACGTAGAGAAATTCAAAGAGTACCTGGAAACTAACAACAACGACGTCAAGATCATGTGCATTGATGGTTCCCCTGAAGAATCACAGGACACTAGTGTTCTGCACTTTTCCCTTCTCACAAATTCCAATGAAAACGACGAGCCTGAAGTTAACATCACCACCGACGATCTCGTGGCGATCCCGTTCTCCTCCGGGACATCGGGGCTGCCAAAGGGGGTGATGTTAACGCACAGCAACCTGGTTACCACGGTGGCGCAACTTGTTGACGGCGAGAATCCTCATCAGTACACGCACAGCGAGGACGTTCTCCTCTGCGTGCTGCCAATGTTTCACATATACGCACTGAACTCGATCTTGTTATGTGGCATTCGAGCGGGTGCGGCGGTTCTGATCGTGCAGAAGTTTGAGATAACGACTCTGATGGAGTTGATAGAGAAGTACAGGGTGACGGTGGCGTCTCTGGTGCCGCCGATAGTGTTGGCGGTGGTGAAGAGTGGGGATACTCACAGGTATGATCTGTCTTCGATTCGTGGGGTGATATCAGGTGCCGCTCCCATGGGAATGGAGCTTCAGGAAGCTGTCAAGGCTAGGCTTCCCCATGCCATTCTCGGACAg GGTTATGGGATGACAGAAGCGGGGCCACTTGCCATAAGCTTAGCATTTGCAAAGGAACCATTCAACGTTAAATCAGGTGCATGCGGCTCCGTCGTTAGAAACGCTGAGATGAAAATCGTCGACACTGAAACTGGTACTTCCCTTCCACCAAACAAACCCGGTGAAATTTGCATTCGAGGCACTAAAGTCATGAAAG GGTACCTGAATGACCGAGAGGCGACGGAGAGAACCATAGACAAAGAAGGATGGTTACACACGGGTGACATTGGTtacattgatgatgatgatgagctaTTCATCGTTGATcgcttgaaggagcttatcaaatACAAAGGATACCAAGTGGCACCTGCTGAGCTGGAATCTTTGTTGATTGCCCACCCAAACATCTCTGATGCCGCTGTTGTACC GCTGAAAGATGAAGTTGCTGGAGAAGTACCAGTTGCATTTGTTGTGAGATCAAATGGTTCTAATATCACCGAGGATGAAATCAAGAAATATATTTCTAAACAGGTGGTATTTTACAAGAGAATAAACAGAGTGTTCTTCACTGAAAGTATTCCAAAAGCAGCGTCAGGAAAAATTCTGAGGAAGGTATTAACAGCAAGGCTTAACGAAGGTTTGGTGACCAATTAG